The region AGCATCAGCGGCCCCCGTAGAGCTTGTCGACGCGGAACACCTTGTTCAGCGCGGCGAGGATGGCGATCGTCACGACGAGCAGCAGCACCCCGAGCGCGCTCGCGGCACCCCAGTTGCTGTAGGTCGAGACATTGGTGGCGATCTGCATCGACCACATGCTGACGCGCCCGCCACCGAGCAAAGCCGGGGTCAGATAAAAGCCGAGGCTCAGGATGAAGACGAGCACCGTGCCGGCGAAGAGGCCGGGACGGCTGAGCGGAAAGAACACATCCCAGAAGGCCCGCATTGGCGAGGCGCCGCAACTCGACGCCGCCTTCAGATAATCGGTGTCGATTGTCTTCATGTTCGAATAGAGCGGCAGGATCATGAAGGGCAGCAGCACATGCAGCATGCCGATCGTCGTGCCGATGAAGTTGTTCACCAACGGGATCGGCTCGTTGATGATGCCGAGGCCGACGAGCCAGCTGTTGATCAAGCCTCGTCGCTGCAGCAGCACGAGCCAGGCATAGGTGCGCACCAGTACCGAGGTCCAGAACGGCAAGATCACGAAGATCATACAGATCGCCGCCGCCCGCGGACTGAGCTGCGAGAGCAGATAGGCGACAGGATAGCCGAGCAGGATCGAGCCCACTGTCACGATCCCGGCGATCTGGAAGGTCGTCACGAAGGTGATGACATAGACCGGCTGCGCCAGCCTCGCGTAGTTCTCGAGCGAGACGCCGCCATCCTTGCCTATGAAGGAGAGGACGAAGAGCCAGCCGACCGGGACGATCAGCAGGAGCCCGATGACGACGAGCCCTGGCACGGCGAGGAGCGCGAAGGACAGAGCCTCCTTTCGCTCCGCACGAGCGAAATATGACGCCTCAGTCGAGCCAGGCGCCACGGCCGCGGCGATGCCGCTCATGGATCGCGCCTCAGACATCGCCGCTGACCAGGATGCTGTCATTGCGGTGGACGTTGATGTGGATCGGCTGGCCGGGCGTCGGCACCAGCCCGCGATTGGCCTCCTGCGGCACCAGCCGGACCGCGATGTTCTGTCCGTCCGGGAAGCCCGCGATCACCAGCAGGCTATCGCCCTGGAAGATGGTCTCGCGCGCCACGGCCGAGAAGGAGTTGACCTCAGCCTCCGGACCGGCGGCCGGCCCGATCGCCAGTTTTTCCGGCCGCAGCGCCAGCCAACTTTCCCGCGGATTGGCCGCCGATGCTCCTGCGTGGTCCGGCAGCCGCAAGGGCGTGCCAAATACACTGGCGCCGCCACCGGCCCCCAGCTCGACCGGCAGGAAGGTCGTCTCACCAACGAAGTCGGCGACGAAGCGTGTCCTTGGCCGGTCATAGATCGCGCGCGGCGTATCGAACTGGATCAGGGAGCCGTTGTTGATCACAGCGATCCGGTCCGACATGGTCAGCGCCTCGCGCTGGTCATGCGTCACGAACACCGTCGTCGTATGTAGGCGCTCATGCAGATGGCGCAGTTCGATCTGCATCTGCTCGCGCAGTTTCTTGTCGAGCGCCGAGAGCGATTCGTCCATCAACAGGATGCGCGGCTCGAAGACGATGGCCCGCGCCAGGGCGACGCGCTGCTTCTGCCCGCCCGAGAGCTTGTCGACTGGACGATCGATGAACTGGCTCAGCCTGACCATGTCGAGCGCGCCGCGCACCCTGGCCTCGATCTCATTCCGCGAGAGGCGCCGGAGCTTCAGCGGATACGCGACGTTCTCGAACACGTTCATATGCGGGAACAGCGCATAGTTCTGGAAGACGAGGCCGATCTCGCGCTGATGCGGCGGCCTCGTCAGCAATTCCTCGCCCGCGACCAGAATGCTGCCGCTGGTGGGGGTGACGAAGCCGGCAAGCACCTGCAGCAGCGTGGTCTTGCCCGACCCGGACGGGCCGAGCAGTGTGACGAACTCCCCGGGAGCGATGTCGAGATTGATGTACTTGAGCGCTTCGAAAGAGCCGAACTTCTTCGAGAGCCCCCGGATCGAAACCGGAACCTTCATTGCAGGATCGCCGACTTGAAGGCCTCTTCCGCCTTGTCGCCATTCTTGGCCCACCAGGCCGCGTCGATCAGCACCTGCTTTGCGGCATTCTGCGGCGAGGAATTGGTCTTAGCGAGCTGTTCCGGCGTGAACTTGCGGACCTCATAGGCCTTTGCGTTGACCGGGCCGTAATTGTCCATCTTCTCGATAATGTCGGCCTGGATCTCGGGCGAGATCATCGCCAGAGCGAGCTCCTTCGCCTTGGCGGCATTCTTCGCGCCCTTGGGAACGGCGATGCAGCCATAGCCGAGCAGCCCCTGGTCGTAGGTGAACTGGACGGCGCTGCCGTCCTCGATCACCGGCGAGACGCGGCTGCCATAGATCGCGATCAGGTCGACCTCGCCATCCTTGATCAGCTGTGTCGACTGGGCGCCCGTCGTCCAGAATACGCCGATCTGCGGCCTGAGCCGCTTGATCGCGGCAAGCGCGCGCTCGACATCGAGCGGGTAGAGCTTGTCTTTGGCAACGCCATCGGCGAGCAGCGCGATCTCCAGCGTCTCCTGGGCGAGGCCGGAGACGGCTCGGCGGCCCGGAAACGCCTTGGCGTCCCAGAAATCGGCCCAGGACTTCGGCGGCTGCTTTGCCTTGTCGGTCCGCCAGGCCATGACCACGGAATAATAGTTCGTCGCGACCCAGCTCTTGCCGCGGGCGGCCGCCGGGATCGCAGCGTCGTCGAGCTTCGACAGGTCGAGCGGCTCGAACAGTCCCTCACTCTCGCCGCGGGCGCATTCATCGCCGCCGAGATGGACGAGGTCCCAGGCCGGGGCGCCCGACTGAACCTGCACCCGGATCGACGGCAAATCGCCATGGGTTTCGCTGCGGATCTTGAGGCCGAGCTTCTGCGCCGCGGGATTGACCAGCGCGGCATCGAAGCCCTTGCGCATCGCGCCGCCATAGCCGGCGACGGCCACGGTCTCCTGCGCCATCGCGGCCGCCGGAAGCATCGCGGAAATCGCCGCCCCGACGATCATGACGATCTGCCGGCGCCTTGCGTTGTCTGTCCTGTCGGTCATTGCCAACCCCTCGGAATTGTTTTGCGCCGAGGTGACCGAAAACAAAAAAGACCGGCGCTTTAACCCCGGCCGGATCGGCCTGGAGAGAAAGCGCCGGTCTGAATTGTTCCCCTGGGAGCCCGTCGCGAGAGGGGCAGGCCCAGCACAAATCACCTAGCCCATTTAGTACGCGCCGGAATTTCACCCCTGTCAACCGTCATCCTCCAACCGTCGTTTCACCCCTTGTCAGCTGGCAGGTGAGTGTGAGAGCCGTCAGGCCAAGCAATCACAAACCGGGGAATCGCCATGGCCGACGTCAAGA is a window of Bosea sp. F3-2 DNA encoding:
- a CDS encoding ABC transporter permease, coding for MSGIAAAVAPGSTEASYFARAERKEALSFALLAVPGLVVIGLLLIVPVGWLFVLSFIGKDGGVSLENYARLAQPVYVITFVTTFQIAGIVTVGSILLGYPVAYLLSQLSPRAAAICMIFVILPFWTSVLVRTYAWLVLLQRRGLINSWLVGLGIINEPIPLVNNFIGTTIGMLHVLLPFMILPLYSNMKTIDTDYLKAASSCGASPMRAFWDVFFPLSRPGLFAGTVLVFILSLGFYLTPALLGGGRVSMWSMQIATNVSTYSNWGAASALGVLLLVVTIAILAALNKVFRVDKLYGGR
- a CDS encoding ABC transporter substrate-binding protein, giving the protein MTDRTDNARRRQIVMIVGAAISAMLPAAAMAQETVAVAGYGGAMRKGFDAALVNPAAQKLGLKIRSETHGDLPSIRVQVQSGAPAWDLVHLGGDECARGESEGLFEPLDLSKLDDAAIPAAARGKSWVATNYYSVVMAWRTDKAKQPPKSWADFWDAKAFPGRRAVSGLAQETLEIALLADGVAKDKLYPLDVERALAAIKRLRPQIGVFWTTGAQSTQLIKDGEVDLIAIYGSRVSPVIEDGSAVQFTYDQGLLGYGCIAVPKGAKNAAKAKELALAMISPEIQADIIEKMDNYGPVNAKAYEVRKFTPEQLAKTNSSPQNAAKQVLIDAAWWAKNGDKAEEAFKSAILQ
- a CDS encoding ABC transporter ATP-binding protein, with amino-acid sequence MKVPVSIRGLSKKFGSFEALKYINLDIAPGEFVTLLGPSGSGKTTLLQVLAGFVTPTSGSILVAGEELLTRPPHQREIGLVFQNYALFPHMNVFENVAYPLKLRRLSRNEIEARVRGALDMVRLSQFIDRPVDKLSGGQKQRVALARAIVFEPRILLMDESLSALDKKLREQMQIELRHLHERLHTTTVFVTHDQREALTMSDRIAVINNGSLIQFDTPRAIYDRPRTRFVADFVGETTFLPVELGAGGGASVFGTPLRLPDHAGASAANPRESWLALRPEKLAIGPAAGPEAEVNSFSAVARETIFQGDSLLVIAGFPDGQNIAVRLVPQEANRGLVPTPGQPIHINVHRNDSILVSGDV